A region from the Triticum aestivum cultivar Chinese Spring chromosome 3D, IWGSC CS RefSeq v2.1, whole genome shotgun sequence genome encodes:
- the LOC123080648 gene encoding glucan endo-1,3-beta-glucosidase GII codes for MGRQDVASMFAVALFLGAFASVPTSVHSIGVCYGVIANNLPPANEVVQLYRSKGITGMRIYFADANALSALRNSGISLILDVGNDQLANLAASTSNAASWVQKNVRPYYPAVNIKYIAAGNEVQGGATQSIVPAMRNLNAALSAAGLGAIKVSTSIRFDEVDKSFPPSDGVFKNAYMTDVARLLASTGAPLLANVYPYFAYKRDPQNIKLNYATFRPGPTVRDDKNGLTYTCLFDAMVDAVVAALEKAGAPAVRVVVSESGWPSASGFAATADNARAYNQGLIDHVGGGTPKRRGALETYIFAMLNENFKRGELVEKHFGLFNPDKSPAYPIRFK; via the exons ATGGGCAGGCAGGATGTTGCTTCCATGTTTGCCGTTGCTCTCTTCCTCGGAGCATTCGCTTCTGTTCCTACAA GTGTGCACTCCATCGGCGTGTGCTACGGCGTGATCGCCAACAACCTCCCGCCGGCGAACGAGGTGGTGCAGCTCTACAGGTCCAAAGGCATCACCGGCATGCGCATCTACTTCGCCGACGCCAATGCCCTCTCGGCGCTCCGCAACTCCGGCATCAGCCTCATCCTCGACGTCGGCAACGACCAGCTCGCCAACCTCGCCGCGAGCACCTCCAACGCGGCGTCCTGGGTCCAGAAAAACGTCCGGCCATACTACCCGGCCGTGAACATCAAGTACATCGCGGCCGGCAACGAGGTCCAGGGCGGCGCCACGCAGAGCATCGTGCCGGCCATGCGCAACCTCAACGCGGCCCTCTCCGCGGCTGGGCTCGGCGCCATCAAGGTGTCCACCTCCATCCGGTTCGACGAGGTGGACAAGTCCTTTCCGCCCTCCGACGGCGTGTTCAAGAATGCCTACATGACGGACGTGGCCCGGCTCCTGGCGAGCACGGGCGCGCCGCTGCTGGCCAACGTGTACCCCTACTTCGCCTACAAGCGTGACCCGCAGAACATCAAGCTCAACTACGCGACGTTCCGGCCGGGACCCACGGTGCGGGACGACAAGAACGGGCTGACCTACACGTGCCTGTTCGACGCGATGGTGGACGCCGTGGTCGCCGCCCTGGAGAAGGCCGGGGCGCCGGCGGTGAGGGTGGTGGTGTCCGAGAGCGGGTGGCCTTCGGCGAGCGGGTTCGCGGCGACGGCCGACAACGCGAGGGCGTACAACCAGGGGCTGATCGACCACGTCGGCGGGGGCACACCGAAGAGGCGCGGCGCACTGGAGACGTACATCTTCGCCATGTTAAACGAGAACTTCAAGAGAGGGGAGCTGGTGGAGAAGCACTTCGGGCTGTTCAACCCGGACAAGTCGCCGGCGTACCCCATCCGGTTCAAGTGA